The following proteins are co-located in the Euwallacea fornicatus isolate EFF26 chromosome 16, ASM4011564v1, whole genome shotgun sequence genome:
- the LOC136343895 gene encoding uncharacterized protein isoform X2, protein MKHYLSLLIVVLFPPLSAEEDLEFTNIDVASLATNTYGTELLLLENSHYTEQKSYKFEDFFWTGSGDGPDEEGPWTSEVPAVIYKTSTVITTVFVEIPATQANASTQAHKCLFNCTESSEGEISPTPTFPGSIDEDFSNASQQFWLLTVLKGDGKDPVIIDLKNSLARLYKVAFQRQQARHLGIISRQKRQSPVDKLVNVYIHEVNKQTRNGEDKIEVVYHVEMLGKPVDAHTAASDMTLVSDEEVRQELGFPFEIKAEPYVKASEPLGLAKAKNTWFVIGISIIGVLLILLILAFLLLGVGKKKRPIEGRPLAVENKKHIFERGVGVENKGLVRDDETLSESNQAEGTSPTYIHFGEQHVTSVVLRPQSSFSPTSSSLDISPLMSLGKKRKSTPKKKLSRPRAAINKTVPVRHLPPEVLDSDSGSSRKDESPDYGDNFDPGVMSPKSFLSMPSVKSFPRTNMPEPLNRVLEPVSVTNLDMPDGSEPSTKGYKKSDSFIRHGSVDTMGDPGIIGPVVWKMHSERLKHGMSVDQGVNDFGTRTPGNITRMRKRFHDLLDDTFSLFNSSRKTSPVNSPVDDRSRPVAIDVKSHSASDNRPTDMVPTLRPRPKTTGTKYPHSTTPSYAWSSTAPSPLIRPVSAAPKIDSTHTSAAPSRISTALGESFEIGKAPGGILKPPRVNVEHVLAEGRFRPSDPAISVIEAIKSELEKVSLPGSSTDLNK, encoded by the exons ATGAAACATTATTTATCTCTGCTAATCGTCGTTCTTTTTCCTCCTTTAAGTGCTGAGGAAGATTTGGAGTTTACGAACATTGATGTGGCCAGTTTAGCCACAAACACTTATGGGACAG AGCTCCTCCTCTTGGAGAATTCCCATTACACCGAGCAAAAATCTTACAAGTTCGAGGATTTCTTCTGGACAGGATCTGGAGATGGGCCAGATGAGGAGGGTCCATGGACATCTGAAGTACCCGCGGTCATTTACAAGACTTCAACGGTTATCACCACAGTGTTTGTGGAAATTCCTGCAACTCAAGCAAATGCTTCA ACCCAGGCGCATAAATGCCTATTCAATTGCACTGAATCTTCTGAAGGAGAAATAAGCCCAACTCCTACATTCCCTGGGAGTATTGATGAGGATTTCTCTAATGCCAGCCAACAGTTTTGGCTGCTAACTGTGCTGAAGGGGGATGGCAAAGATCCTGTGATTATTGATCTCAAAAATAGTTTAGCTCGGCTGTATAAAGTTGCCTTTCAGAG GCAACAAGCTCGTCATTTAGGTATTATATCTCGCCAAAAGCGACAATCTCCAGTGGACAAACTGGTCAACGTATATATTCACGAGGTAAACAAGCAGACTCGCAATGGGGAAGACAAAATTGAGGTGGTTTATCATGTGGAAATGTTGGGCAAGCCTGTAGATGCCCATACTGCTGCTAGTGATATGACGCTAGTTTCCGATGAGGAAGTGAGGCAGGAGCTGGGATTCCCGTTTGAAATCAAAGCTGAAc cTTACGTAAAAGCATCAGAACCTCTAGGATTGGCCAAAGCAAAGAATACTTGGTTCGTTATAGGAATTTCGATTATTGGGGTATTGCTAATCCTGCTAATTTTGGCGTTTTTACTGTTGGGGGTTGGTAAGAAGAAGAGGCCCATAGAAGGGCGACCGCTTGCCGTTGAGAATAA gaaacacatttttgaaCGAGGTGTGGGAGTGGAAAACAAAGGACTCGTGCGAGATGATGAAACATTAAGTGAAAGTAATCAAGCTGAAGGGACTTCGCCCACTTATATACACTTCGGGGAACAACACGTCACTTCAGTGGTTTTAAGACCTCAAAGCTCTTTCAGCCCTACTTCTAG CTCCTTGGATATCTCGCCCTTGATGAGTCTTGGCAAGAAACGTAAATCAACGCCCAAGAAGAAGCTTTCCAGACCCAGAGCCGCCATCAATAAAACTGTACCTGTGCGACATTTGCCTCCGGAAGTGTTGGATTCCGATAGTGGATCATCTAGGAAAGACGAATCGCCTGATTACGGGGACAATTTCGATCCTGGGGTAATGAGCCCGAAAAGTTTTTTATCTATGCCTAGCGTCAAGAGTTTCCCAAG AACCAACATGCCAGAACCTCTTAACAGGGTTTTAGAGCCTGTTAGCGTTACAAACTTAGATATGCCAGACGGATCAGAACCCTCTACTAAAGGATATAAGAAATCAGACAGCTTTATAAGGCATGGAAGCGTCGATACCATGGGAGATCCCGGGATTATCGGTCCAGTAGTATGGAAAATGCACTCTGAGCGGCTAAAGCATG GCATGAGCGTAGATCAAGGTGTTAATGACTTTGGAACGCGAACTCCAGGAAATATTACACGAATGCGGAAACGCTTTCATGATTTACTAGATGATACTTTCAGCCTGTTTAACAGCAGCAGGAAAACCAGTCCTGTAAATAGTCCCGTGGACGACAGAAGCCGGCCTGTTGCTATTGACGTAAAAAGCCATTCAGCCAGTGATAACAG ACCCACAGATATGGTACCAACCCTACGACCCCGTCCCAAAACAACAGGTACCAAATACCCCCACTCCACAACCCCAAGTTACGCCTGGAGTAGTACTGCCCCCTCACCACTTATACGTCCCGTCAGTGCAGCTCCTAAAATTGATAGTACCCACACCAGTGCGGCACCCTCCAGAATCTCTACTGCTTTAGGGGAGAGTTTCGAAATAGGTAAAGCACCTGGGGGTATCTTGAAACCACCCCGAGTCAATGTGGAGCACGTTTTGGCTGAAGGAAGGTTCAGACCGAGCGATCCTGCCATAAGTGTTATCGAAGCCATCAAAAGCGAGCTGGAGAAGGTATCACTGCCTGGAAGTTCTACTGATTTGAATAAATAG
- the LOC136343895 gene encoding uncharacterized protein isoform X1, which yields MKHYLSLLIVVLFPPLSAEEDLEFTNIDVASLATNTYGTELLLLENSHYTEQKSYKFEDFFWTGSGDGPDEEGPWTSEVPAVIYKTSTVITTVFVEIPATQANASTQAHKCLFNCTESSEGEISPTPTFPGSIDEDFSNASQQFWLLTVLKGDGKDPVIIDLKNSLARLYKVAFQRQQARHLGIISRQKRQSPVDKLVNVYIHEVNKQTRNGEDKIEVVYHVEMLGKPVDAHTAASDMTLVSDEEVRQELGFPFEIKAEPYVKASEPLGLAKAKNTWFVIGISIIGVLLILLILAFLLLGVGKKKRPIEGRPLAVENKKHIFERGVGVENKGLVRDDETLSESNQAEGTSPTYIHFGEQHVTSVVLRPQSSFSPTSSSSSLDISPLMSLGKKRKSTPKKKLSRPRAAINKTVPVRHLPPEVLDSDSGSSRKDESPDYGDNFDPGVMSPKSFLSMPSVKSFPRTNMPEPLNRVLEPVSVTNLDMPDGSEPSTKGYKKSDSFIRHGSVDTMGDPGIIGPVVWKMHSERLKHGMSVDQGVNDFGTRTPGNITRMRKRFHDLLDDTFSLFNSSRKTSPVNSPVDDRSRPVAIDVKSHSASDNRPTDMVPTLRPRPKTTGTKYPHSTTPSYAWSSTAPSPLIRPVSAAPKIDSTHTSAAPSRISTALGESFEIGKAPGGILKPPRVNVEHVLAEGRFRPSDPAISVIEAIKSELEKVSLPGSSTDLNK from the exons ATGAAACATTATTTATCTCTGCTAATCGTCGTTCTTTTTCCTCCTTTAAGTGCTGAGGAAGATTTGGAGTTTACGAACATTGATGTGGCCAGTTTAGCCACAAACACTTATGGGACAG AGCTCCTCCTCTTGGAGAATTCCCATTACACCGAGCAAAAATCTTACAAGTTCGAGGATTTCTTCTGGACAGGATCTGGAGATGGGCCAGATGAGGAGGGTCCATGGACATCTGAAGTACCCGCGGTCATTTACAAGACTTCAACGGTTATCACCACAGTGTTTGTGGAAATTCCTGCAACTCAAGCAAATGCTTCA ACCCAGGCGCATAAATGCCTATTCAATTGCACTGAATCTTCTGAAGGAGAAATAAGCCCAACTCCTACATTCCCTGGGAGTATTGATGAGGATTTCTCTAATGCCAGCCAACAGTTTTGGCTGCTAACTGTGCTGAAGGGGGATGGCAAAGATCCTGTGATTATTGATCTCAAAAATAGTTTAGCTCGGCTGTATAAAGTTGCCTTTCAGAG GCAACAAGCTCGTCATTTAGGTATTATATCTCGCCAAAAGCGACAATCTCCAGTGGACAAACTGGTCAACGTATATATTCACGAGGTAAACAAGCAGACTCGCAATGGGGAAGACAAAATTGAGGTGGTTTATCATGTGGAAATGTTGGGCAAGCCTGTAGATGCCCATACTGCTGCTAGTGATATGACGCTAGTTTCCGATGAGGAAGTGAGGCAGGAGCTGGGATTCCCGTTTGAAATCAAAGCTGAAc cTTACGTAAAAGCATCAGAACCTCTAGGATTGGCCAAAGCAAAGAATACTTGGTTCGTTATAGGAATTTCGATTATTGGGGTATTGCTAATCCTGCTAATTTTGGCGTTTTTACTGTTGGGGGTTGGTAAGAAGAAGAGGCCCATAGAAGGGCGACCGCTTGCCGTTGAGAATAA gaaacacatttttgaaCGAGGTGTGGGAGTGGAAAACAAAGGACTCGTGCGAGATGATGAAACATTAAGTGAAAGTAATCAAGCTGAAGGGACTTCGCCCACTTATATACACTTCGGGGAACAACACGTCACTTCAGTGGTTTTAAGACCTCAAAGCTCTTTCAGCCCTACTTCTAG TTCCAGCTCCTTGGATATCTCGCCCTTGATGAGTCTTGGCAAGAAACGTAAATCAACGCCCAAGAAGAAGCTTTCCAGACCCAGAGCCGCCATCAATAAAACTGTACCTGTGCGACATTTGCCTCCGGAAGTGTTGGATTCCGATAGTGGATCATCTAGGAAAGACGAATCGCCTGATTACGGGGACAATTTCGATCCTGGGGTAATGAGCCCGAAAAGTTTTTTATCTATGCCTAGCGTCAAGAGTTTCCCAAG AACCAACATGCCAGAACCTCTTAACAGGGTTTTAGAGCCTGTTAGCGTTACAAACTTAGATATGCCAGACGGATCAGAACCCTCTACTAAAGGATATAAGAAATCAGACAGCTTTATAAGGCATGGAAGCGTCGATACCATGGGAGATCCCGGGATTATCGGTCCAGTAGTATGGAAAATGCACTCTGAGCGGCTAAAGCATG GCATGAGCGTAGATCAAGGTGTTAATGACTTTGGAACGCGAACTCCAGGAAATATTACACGAATGCGGAAACGCTTTCATGATTTACTAGATGATACTTTCAGCCTGTTTAACAGCAGCAGGAAAACCAGTCCTGTAAATAGTCCCGTGGACGACAGAAGCCGGCCTGTTGCTATTGACGTAAAAAGCCATTCAGCCAGTGATAACAG ACCCACAGATATGGTACCAACCCTACGACCCCGTCCCAAAACAACAGGTACCAAATACCCCCACTCCACAACCCCAAGTTACGCCTGGAGTAGTACTGCCCCCTCACCACTTATACGTCCCGTCAGTGCAGCTCCTAAAATTGATAGTACCCACACCAGTGCGGCACCCTCCAGAATCTCTACTGCTTTAGGGGAGAGTTTCGAAATAGGTAAAGCACCTGGGGGTATCTTGAAACCACCCCGAGTCAATGTGGAGCACGTTTTGGCTGAAGGAAGGTTCAGACCGAGCGATCCTGCCATAAGTGTTATCGAAGCCATCAAAAGCGAGCTGGAGAAGGTATCACTGCCTGGAAGTTCTACTGATTTGAATAAATAG
- the LOC136343911 gene encoding uncharacterized protein — protein sequence MDNQNPTEDKATEAQQLLDFYIDLMENSKNLLKYYLSEDIVLDWFGETVKGQKQVTDFIKTNVNPMKHIFKEAVPASKIGFRDTHSLKILRPSRRILRSTFLSPPRPSLMFTPIKQPHASTSAKRQIGQLNLDKSGTKNGTSPPSPSKSLPESPNKRQKVTQFDVTDPDVLESENEIANSRVKYLTAEGYVEFHRPSLKKLQKETKWQRSCKIHIAYDCIRDIKDSSFYLIIYEGNSKCRRKLFADFEDPESED from the exons ATGGACAACCAAAATCCAACTGAAGACAAGGCAACAGAGGCGCAACAATTGCTGGATTTTTACATAGATCTGAtggaaaactcaaaaaaccttctgaagtactatttatcaGAAGATATAGTACTAGACTGGTTCGGCGAGACTGTAAAAGGACAAAAACAAGTGACCGACTTCATAAAAACCAATGTTAACCCTATGAAGCACATATTCAAAGAAGCGGTTCCCGCTAGTAAGATTGGTTTCCGCGATACGCATTCTTTGAAGATACTTCG ACCCTCGAGGAGGATTTTAAGGTCAACATTCTTAAGCCCTCCGCGTCCCAGTTTGATGTTTACTCCCATAAAGCAGCCCCATGCCTCTACTAGTGCTAAACGTCAAATAGGGCAACTCAATCTGGATAAAAGCGGGACAAAAAACGGGACTTCCCCGCCTTCGCCCTCTAAGAGTTTGCCAGAATCTCCTAACAAACGTCAGAAGGTCACTCAATTCGACGTTACTGATCCAGATGTCTTAGAAAGTGAGAATGAAATAGCTAATTCCAGAGTTAAGTATTTGACGGCTGAGGGTTATGTGGAGTTTCACCGGCCTAGTCTGAAAAAACTTCAGAAAGAGACCAAGTGGCAGAGATCCTGCAAAATTCATATCGCCTATGACTGTATCCGGGATATCAAAGATAgtagtttttatttgataatttacGAGGGAAATAGTAAGTGTCGCAGGAAGCTGTTCGCAGACTTTGAGGACCCCGAGTCAGAggattaa